From the genome of Flavobacterium sediminis:
TGACCACCTTTTGCATTGGTGGAACATTAACGGTATGTTTTAAGGGAGAATAATCACCATTTTCATTAATAACTCTAAAAAAATGACCATGTAAATGCATAGGATGGTGCATCATCGTAAGATTATTAAAAGTGATACGCGTGACTTCTTTACTACTTATTTTGATTTTATCTGCTTCAGATAAAGGTACACCATTTAAACTCCAAATGTATCTATTCATATTTCCGGTAAGATTCAACAATACTTCTTTTACAGGAACATTTTTATCGTAATTTGTTTTTTCTGGAGATTTTAAGTAATCGTAATTATATTCTGCATACATATCCATTCCTTGCATTTTATCGTCATTTTCCATTTTCATTCCGTCCATTTTAGAATGATTCATATTCATAGAATCTTTGGATTTCATGTTGTCCATTTTCATTCCTTCCATTTTATCCATATTCATTCCAGACATTCCTTCCATGTGCATTCCGTACTCGTCTTTCATTTCAAAACGCTCGTCCTTGTTGGGTTGGAATTTTAAGGCATGCGCACCCATTTTCATTTTCATTTTAGACATTTTTTTCATCATGCCAATTTTATCTGGTTTTGGAATTTCCGTTGCTGGTAAAACAGTTCCCTTACCTAAATATGCTGTTGCAGTTCCAGAACCATCTTGTGCAGTGATTTTATATTCAATTTTCCCACTTTCTGGAATAATTACAATAAAATCATAGGTTTCTGCAACTGCAATAAATGTTTTATTCTTTTTAACTGGCACAACATCATTACCATCAGCAGCAACTAAAAGTGGTGTTTCACCTCCAAAAGTCATCCAAAAAGATGTTGAGGCTGAACCGTCAATAATTCTCAATCGTACTTTTTCACCTGGTTTAAATTCTGGATATTCAATACTTTGCTTACCATTAATTAAAAATGCTGGATAATAAACATCTGCAATATCAGCACTTTCCATTCTTTGTCTCCAAAAATTTAATTGAGCACTAAAACCTCCACGTGCAATTACTTGATTTAATGGAGTAGCAGTCCCTTTTTTGATGTTATACCATTCGTTACCTCGTTTTAAGTTTCTCAAAACATTCATTGGCTTTTCATTTGTCCAATCAGATAAAACTAAAACCAAATCTTTATCATAGTTTAAAATTTTGGTTTTAGGTTTAATGACAATGGATCCATAAACACCACTTTGTTCTTGTAACATGGTATGCGAATGATACCAATATGTACCAGATTGTTTAATTGGAAACTCATATTTTTGTGTCTGACCTGCTTCTATGGGAGGAGTATTTAAATAAGGAACTCCATCGTAAAAATTAGGTAATAGCAACCCGTGCCAATGTACAGAAGTTTCTACACTCATTTCATTTTTAACGTAAATCACAGCATATTCACCTTCTGTAAACTCTAAAGTTGGCCCAGGTATTGTACCGTTAACTGTCATTCCTTTTACCTGTTTTCCAGCTTTACTAACCAATTCTTCTTTTAAAGTAATGGTATATTCATGCACTGGTAAATTGTCTATATTTCCTTCCTCTGATTGACCAAAAATTGAATTTAAAGTAAATAATAATAAGATAATAATATATTTAATTTTAGTCATAGTTTTTGTTTTATAATTATAATTTCATTCAATTAGTGTCTATTTCATTAATCCAAGCTATAATTTCTTTTTTTTGATTATTTGAAATAATGGTATTTTTATGAATAAATGTATACGAACTTAAAGGCATCTTGTTATCTTTAATTTGACTAACAATGGATTTTAATTTACTTTTTTTTCTTCTGTTTGAGTAGTTATCCCATTCACTAAAGTTTAATTCTGCTTTACCTTCTTCGATATGATTTTCTAAAAACCAAGCTACAGGCTGTACTGTATTGTACCACGGATAGGACGTGTTATTACTGTGGCAATCGTAACAAGAAGTTTGTAATGTAGCTTTAATATTATTAGGCACATTATTAACTATCATAAAATCAGTATTGGGTACACTTTCACTTTGATTGCGTTTTGTGGGAATAAATTGAATTCCCACAAACACAATCAGTAAAATCAGTAAGATGATTTTAGAAATTTTCATTTAGTTAATTTGCTTTTTTATAGTTCCACATTTTAGCATTTTTGAACCAAAATATGGGTTTTTAATTTCTTTCACTTCACTTAACCAAGATGCTCCTTTATTATTATTTGCCATTGGGCAAAAATCTTGATACACAACTTTATCTGTTCCAAGAAGTGCTACTATATCTGTAATATCTATACTTAAAGCTTCGAAGTGCTCTCTTTGATGATCGATAGGACTTTTTACAATATGCTCTGCATGTTCTTTTGCACTTTCTGCAATTTCCATATACTCTTTATGTGTTTCACCTGATAATTTTGACATATCAAATTTAGAAATAGCTGTTAAAAGAGAATTTCCTCCATTTGCTGTTTTCTCTTTACTGTCTGCTACTAAACCATTTTTGATTTCAAAATAAGCATCAAGTATCGCTGAAGTAGCAGTGTTTTTTGAATTGTTTTGAGTGATTTCTCTTTCTGTACTTTCGCTATTACCATGGTCATGTCCTTCTTCATGATTCATCTCTGAATGATCATGTGCTTCAACTGCTTCTAAATCCATTCCACATTTTGGACATGAACCTGCTTCATCATAGGTTTTATCGCCTTCGCATTTCATTGGACAAGCATACTTTGTATGATTATCGCTCATTTCATTATGCATTTCATCTTTTTGCTCTCCTTTGTTGTCTTTACAAGAGATTGTTAAGCTTAATAAAGCTACTGCTAAAATTCCGATTACTTTTTTCATGATTTAAAAATTTATTAATTTATTTAATTGTTTCTTTTACTTCTCCACATTTTATCATTGAAGCTCCAAAATATGGATTAACTACTTTATTCTCTTTACTTAACCAATTTGCACCTTTATCACTATTAGCCATAGGACAAAACTGAACGTATGCACTCTCAGTTAAAGGATTAAAAGCTTTTGTCATTGCTATCATAACATTTGATATTGGTTCAAAAGTCATTCTTAATTCTTTAATGTTTTTAATATGTGTAGCATGAAGTGTCTGTTTTTTCAGCTCTGTTTGATAATTCATCCATACTTTATGAGATTCTCCTTTAAATACGCTCATGTTTATTTTATTAAAAGATTTTTCAAATGCTAACAAAGCTTTTTTAGCTGAATTAAAATCGTCTTTTGTTAAGGCATCTTTAAATTCAAAATAATCTTTATATAATGGTTGTAAGCTCTTTTTGGCTTCTGCACTAATTGCTGTTTTATCTTCTTTTAGCACTACTTTTTTGTCACCATTCATAGGCATTGGTGAATCTCCATGATTGTGTCCTGTATTTACTTTGCCACCTTCAATATTCATCATGCTTGGTTTTCCTGCTAATTGTGCAGCAGCGTCAACATTAAAAGTACCATTTGCTACTATTTCTTCACCAACTTTTAAACCTTCTTCAATTATGTAGTCATTTCCTAATAATGGTCCTAAGGTAACTTCGCGTAATTTGAATGTTATTCCTTTTTCTGTTTCATTTTTTACATATACAATTGAGCGTTTTCCAGTCCACATTACAGCTGATTTAGGAACACTTAATGTCGCTTTATTGCCAACTACTTTAGTTTTTAAAGTACCCGTTGCAAACATTTCTGGTTTGAATTTTAATCCAGAATTAGCTACTTCAACTCTTGCTTTTGCAATTCGTGTCAGTGGGTTTATAAATGGGTCAATAAATGCAATTGTTCCTGAAAATGTTTCTCCTGGAAAAGATGCCACTGTATAGTTGATTTTATCTCCTTTTTTAACCCAACTCATATCTGATTCGTAAATTTCAAAAAGAACCCATACGTTTGATAAATCTGCAACATCATATAAGGTTTGTCCTTTTTGAAGATAATCGCCTAACTCAACATTTTTCTTGATAATATATCCCGATACATCGGCATAAACAGGAAATCTATCTTGGGTTTTACCTGAAGAAATAATACTGTTAATAGTAGCATCTGAAACTTTCCAATTTTTCAATTTCATTTTTACCGATTCAAATAATTCAGGTTGAATGTCTTTTACAGTATATGCTTCAATTAATTCTTGTTGTGTGCTGGCTAATTCAGGAGAATACACATAAGCAACCACTTGACCTTTTTTTACATATTCGCCCACAAACGAAACTTGAATTTTTTCGATTCGACCTGGTATATGTGATGATTGGCTATAAACGGTTCTTTCATTAACTTCAACTTTTCCATTAAGTGAAATTTCTTTAACACCATCGGTATTTCCTACTTTGTAAGTAGAGATTCCAGCAATAATCATGGCCGATTCCGACATGCTAATTGCATCAGGATCTATATCTTCATCTCCTGCTTCCAAAGGGATTAAATCCATTCCACATATAGGACAATCACCTGGTTCTGGCTGTCTAATTTGTGGATGCATAGAACAGGTCCATGTTTCTGCTTTTGATGAAGCATCTGTTTTATTTTCATCTTTTTCTTCAGAGCTTCCACCAAATAACAAAGCTCCTAATAGTAGCCCAACTAATAAGGTTATTGCTAATAAGATTTTTGTTTTTTTATCTATGTTCATGATTAAAATTGTTTTGCGGTTAAATAATCTAATTCTGCTAATTTTACATGAAAAGTACTTATACTTGACAATTGCAATTTTTGATATTTTAAAAGCTCTTGTTGCATACGTAATACTTCTTCAAAATCTTTATTGGCATTACTGTAGTAGGCAAATAATAGACTTAAACTTTTGGATAGTGTTATTACTTGTCCTTCATATAATTTTAACAAATCTCTTTCTTTTTGCAATTCAAAAACAAGTTTGTAATAGGTTCCGTTCAATTTGTTTTCATAAGCTTCTTTTTGAAAAGAATAATTTTCCTGCATTAATTTTGCTTCGGTAACTGCTGCGTCGTATTTTTTTCTAAAAATGGGCAAACTAACTGTAACCATAGGCATGATAACATCTTTACCCGAATCTGGAAAATTATTCATTCCGTTACCTACAAAAACATAATCTAAACCAATACCTAATTTTGGCAAACCTTGCTTTCTGGCTGCTTCAATTGTAGCTTCCGAAGCTTGCTTTTTTAATTCAAGTTCTTGTAGTATAGGGTTAGTAGCTATTGAATCTTTACGATATTCTATGGGTAATTCTATTGTTTCTATTTTTTTAGAAACAACAATTTTTTCATCATACTTTCTATTTAGAATACTGTTGAACCAAGATGTTAATGCGGGTTCTTTTTTATTTAAAATTTCTAAATTAGTTTGAGCATCTTTTATCATAATATCCACACGTAGAACATCTACTAAACTTCCTTTAGCATTTTGAAATTTTGTATTGGCTATGCTTTTGTATGATTCTAAAATTCTAATGTTTTCTTGTTCAATTTCTTTTAAACCGTGCAATTCATATAATGGATAATATACAGCGGCTACTTGTGAAAACAATTGGTTTTTAGCATTTAAGAATGCTTGATATTTACTTTCTGCAAGTAAAGTTGCTGCATTTTTTTGTGCTTTTAAAGTACCAAACCAAGGAAACATTTGCGAAAGAGATAATCGAACATTTTGCGGTCCAAGTCTTGTTTCTACGGGTGAGATAAAATACCCCATTGAAAGATTAGGATCGGGCAAAGAGCTAACTTGTGGTATTTTTTGCATGGCTGCTTCAAACTCTTTATACTTTGCTTTTAATTCTGGATTATTTTCCGCAGCAATAGTATAATAATCGTTTAAAGATTGTCCTTTAGCATTATAAGCAAAAAATAAAATGAATATAATTATTAGTTTACGCATTTCTCTTTTCTTTATTTTTAATTACTGTTTCTCTCCAAAATGCTTGTAATACTGGTACTACAAACATGGTCATAATTTGAATGGTCATACCTCCAAAGGTTGGAATTGCCATTGGAATCATAATATCTGAGCCTTTTCCTGTTGAGGTTAAAACTGGTAGCAAGGCAATGATTGTTGTAGCCGTTGTCATCACAGCAGGTCTAACTCTCATTTTACCAGCTTCAACTACAGCATCACGAACTTCAGACACTGTTTGCGGATCTTTTTCTTCAAAAACTTGGTGAATATAAGAACCCATAATTACACCATCATCAGTAGCAATTCCAAATAATGCTATGAAACCTACCCAGACTGCCACACTTAAATTAATGGAATGCATTTGAAATAAATCCCGCATGTTAACATCTGCAATGGCAAAATTCATAAACCAATCTTGTCCATATAACCAGAGCATAATAAATCCTCCTGCAAATGCAACAAATACTCCAGAGAAATGGATTGACGATGCAATAACAGTCTTGAATTGAAAATAAAGTAACAAAAAGATAACGATTAAACAAATAGGAATTACAATTGAAAGTCTTTTCATTGCTCTTATTTGATTTTCATAACTTCCTGAAAATTTATAATTTACACCTTGAGGCACTACCAATTCGCCTGAATCAATTTTAGCTTGAATTGCTTTTTGAGCATCATTTACTACATCAACTTCGGCATAGCCATCATTTTTATCGAATAATACAAAACCAACCAGAAAAGTATCTTCACTTTTAATGGCTTGAGGTCCTTTTTTGTATTCAAACTGAACTAATTGACCTAACGGAATCTGTGCGCCAGTAGGAGTAGCTATTAATATTTTTCCTAATGCTTCAGGGCTATCTCTTAATTCTCTAGGATAGCGAACTCTTATAGGATAGCGTTCTCTTCCTTCAACAGTTGAAGAAATTTTCATTCCTCCAATTGCTGTTTCAATAGTTTGTTGAACATCTTCTATATTTAAGCCAAATCGAGCAATTTTTTCTCTATCAATATTTAAATGTAAATAAGGTTTTCCTACGATTCTATCGGCAAAAACAGCTTCGCTTTTTACAGAAGGAACTTCTTTAATAATGGCTTCTAATTCTAATCCAAATTCTTCAATAGTTTTTAAATCGGGTCCAAAAACTTTTATTCCCATAGGTGCTCTCATTCCTGTTTGAAGCATAACCAAACGTGTTTCGATAGGTTGTAATTTGGGAGCAGATGTAACACCTGGTATTTTAGAAGCTTTTACAATTTCATTCCAGATATCATCGGGTGATTGAATTATATCGCGCCAATTTCTATAGAAAGAACCATCTTCGTCATGTATTAAATTTTTTACAGTAATTGCCTGTTTTAGTGCTTCATCATGTGAAAGTGTATCACCAGATTTTGTAATGTAACGACCTTTATTATCGGTTTTAAACCGCATTCGATGTCCGTTAGCATCCAAAATATATTCTGGCTTATAATTGATAACGTTTTCATACATTGAAATTGGAGCAGGGTCTAAAGCACTTTCTACACGTCCTAATTTCCCAACTGCCATATCAACTTCGGGAATGTGGTTTAGAATCATATCGAGTTGTCCAACTACTTTTCTGTTTTGTTCTACACCAGCATGAGGCATAGATGTTGGCATTAAAAGATAGCTTCCTTCATTAAGTGTTGGCATGAATTCGGAACCAATTCCAGGAAATGTATGTGATGGTACTGACCAAATTTTAGAGGATCTAATATTCCAACCTAATTTGTCGAATCCATTGGCAACAAAGCCAAAAGTACTGTCGAATCCTATCCAAACTAAAACTCCAAAAAACAATGTTATCATTGGTAATAACATAAATTTTCCTTTATTTTCTAAACACCAACGCAGTACTTTTTCATAGGAACTTACGATATACAAAAGAACACCTAATATTATTCCTAACAAAATGATTACAAATAGGTAATTACCAATTACACTTATCTGAGGACCTAAAGGCATCCATTCTTCGGTAAGGAAAAAGGATACAATAAATAAAACTACAATTAAATTGAAATGTTTTGTATAGGGTTGATATTTTTGAGGTATTTTGTGATTTAAGAGATCATATAATCCCATTAATGTTAAAGCTAAAGGAAGCCAAATTTTAAAATAAATACTCAATAATATACCTCCAGAAATAAATACATACGCCCAAAAACGTTTTACTCTTTTTTTGTCGTAGTCAATCCCAAAAATATAATGAGCTAAAGATGGAAGAATAATTAATCCTAAAACAAAAGCACCTAATAAAGCAAATGTTTTAGTAAATGCTAAAGGTCTAAATAATTTTCCTTCGGCAGATTCCATAGCAAATACAGGAATAAAACTTACAACCGTAGTTGCTAAGGCAGTTGTAATAGCTGAAACAACTTCAGTAGTTGCTTCATAAATTACCTGCATTAATTTTTTGCCTTTTGCGCCATGGTTTTCTGGCATTTCGAGATGTCGAATAATATTTTCGACAAACACGACGCCTACATCTACCATTACTCCAATTGCAATAGCAATTCCTGATAAAGCCACTACGTTAGCATCTACACCAGCATAACGCATTACAATGAAAGTCATTAATACTCCAACGGGTAATAAGCTGGAAATGATTAAAGAAGCTCTTAAATTTAAAACTAAAAGTAAAACTACAATAATACTTATTAATACTTCATGCGAAAGAGCCATTTCTAAGGTTCCAATTGTTTCCTGAATTAATTCTGTTCGATCATAAAAAGGAACAATTGTTAATTGGCTTACAACACCATTAGCTAATGTTTTTTTAGGTAAACCTGGTGCAATTTCATTGATTTTAGATTTTACACCATTAATTACTTCTAATGGATTAGAGCCATATCGTGCAATAACAACACCACCTACGGCTTCAGCACCTCCTTTATCTAGAATTCCTCTTCTTGTTTCTGGACCTAATGCAACTACACCAATATCTTTTATACGTATTGGCACATTATCTTTTACAGCAACAACTGCCAATTCAATATCTTCTACTTTTTTTACATATCCAAGACCTCTAACCAAATATTCGGCTTGGTTGATTTCAATTGTTTTAGCTCCAACATCTTTATTTGATTTTTGTACCGCAGTCATTACTTGCATCAAACTAATATTGTAAGCTTTTAATGCATCAGGATTAACGTCTATTTGGTACTCTTTTACAAAACCTCCGATAGATGCTACTTCTGAAACTCCTTGCACAGCATTTAATCCATATTTAATATAGAAATCTTGTGCTGTTCTAATTTCTTGTAAATCCCATCCACCTGTTGGATTTCCATCTTTATCTCTTCCTTCAACTGTGTACCAATACACTTGCCCTAATGCTGTTGCATCTGGTCCAAGTGATGGTTTTACATTTTCAGGTAATAAACTATTAGGTAATGAATTTAATTTTTCAAGTATTCTGGATCTAGACCAGTAGAATTCAATATCATCATCGAAGATTATATAAATACTTGAAAAACCAAAAATAGAATTACTTCTAATGGATTTTACACCTGGAATACCTAATAAATAAGTAGTCAAAGGATAAGAGATTTGGTCTTCAATATCCTGTGGTGATCTACCTTGCCATTGTGTAAAAACAATTTGTTGATTTTCACCAATATCTGGAATAGCATCAACCGCAACTGAATCAGAAGGAAGGAAAGGTATTTTCCAGTTAAACGGAGCTGTGGAAATACCCCATAAAATTAGAACCATCAGAATAAGAACAGTTACTAATCTATTTTCAAGGAAATATTTAATTATTTTATTTAACATCTGAATATAAAATTTATAACCATAGAAATATTATTTACCAAATATTTTGGCAATCAAGTTTTCAATATTCCTCTAAAGTTTTTTTGCTCTAGAGGAATAGGTTAATTACAACTGATTAAAGCACAATTACTCGCGGTCATACTGACAACAACCCGGAAGGTTGTCGTAATCCTC
Proteins encoded in this window:
- a CDS encoding heme-binding domain-containing protein; protein product: MKISKIILLILLIVFVGIQFIPTKRNQSESVPNTDFMIVNNVPNNIKATLQTSCYDCHSNNTSYPWYNTVQPVAWFLENHIEEGKAELNFSEWDNYSNRRKKSKLKSIVSQIKDNKMPLSSYTFIHKNTIISNNQKKEIIAWINEIDTN
- a CDS encoding multicopper oxidase domain-containing protein — its product is MTKIKYIIILLLFTLNSIFGQSEEGNIDNLPVHEYTITLKEELVSKAGKQVKGMTVNGTIPGPTLEFTEGEYAVIYVKNEMSVETSVHWHGLLLPNFYDGVPYLNTPPIEAGQTQKYEFPIKQSGTYWYHSHTMLQEQSGVYGSIVIKPKTKILNYDKDLVLVLSDWTNEKPMNVLRNLKRGNEWYNIKKGTATPLNQVIARGGFSAQLNFWRQRMESADIADVYYPAFLINGKQSIEYPEFKPGEKVRLRIIDGSASTSFWMTFGGETPLLVAADGNDVVPVKKNKTFIAVAETYDFIVIIPESGKIEYKITAQDGSGTATAYLGKGTVLPATEIPKPDKIGMMKKMSKMKMKMGAHALKFQPNKDERFEMKDEYGMHMEGMSGMNMDKMEGMKMDNMKSKDSMNMNHSKMDGMKMENDDKMQGMDMYAEYNYDYLKSPEKTNYDKNVPVKEVLLNLTGNMNRYIWSLNGVPLSEADKIKISSKEVTRITFNNLTMMHHPMHLHGHFFRVINENGDYSPLKHTVNVPPMQKVVIEFYGNNGDEYGDWFFHCHILYHMMGGMARIVSYDTPRNPKMKEYPEQKLINETNKWYSWGMINAASHTTGFNLMTSNLRNQFNASLEYGWNKNLETEFTYERYLHDYLRVFGGVNIENENEKSLDQFKTTAVAGIRFLTPYLFSLDARIDNELRPRFSLGRSIMIFPKLSIFGYYEYQLDLGIVNNLPSNRNYSSETVWSAGASYILSRNFSAFSSYDNRFGVGVGLMTRF
- a CDS encoding efflux RND transporter permease subunit; its protein translation is MLNKIIKYFLENRLVTVLILMVLILWGISTAPFNWKIPFLPSDSVAVDAIPDIGENQQIVFTQWQGRSPQDIEDQISYPLTTYLLGIPGVKSIRSNSIFGFSSIYIIFDDDIEFYWSRSRILEKLNSLPNSLLPENVKPSLGPDATALGQVYWYTVEGRDKDGNPTGGWDLQEIRTAQDFYIKYGLNAVQGVSEVASIGGFVKEYQIDVNPDALKAYNISLMQVMTAVQKSNKDVGAKTIEINQAEYLVRGLGYVKKVEDIELAVVAVKDNVPIRIKDIGVVALGPETRRGILDKGGAEAVGGVVIARYGSNPLEVINGVKSKINEIAPGLPKKTLANGVVSQLTIVPFYDRTELIQETIGTLEMALSHEVLISIIVVLLLVLNLRASLIISSLLPVGVLMTFIVMRYAGVDANVVALSGIAIAIGVMVDVGVVFVENIIRHLEMPENHGAKGKKLMQVIYEATTEVVSAITTALATTVVSFIPVFAMESAEGKLFRPLAFTKTFALLGAFVLGLIILPSLAHYIFGIDYDKKRVKRFWAYVFISGGILLSIYFKIWLPLALTLMGLYDLLNHKIPQKYQPYTKHFNLIVVLFIVSFFLTEEWMPLGPQISVIGNYLFVIILLGIILGVLLYIVSSYEKVLRWCLENKGKFMLLPMITLFFGVLVWIGFDSTFGFVANGFDKLGWNIRSSKIWSVPSHTFPGIGSEFMPTLNEGSYLLMPTSMPHAGVEQNRKVVGQLDMILNHIPEVDMAVGKLGRVESALDPAPISMYENVINYKPEYILDANGHRMRFKTDNKGRYITKSGDTLSHDEALKQAITVKNLIHDEDGSFYRNWRDIIQSPDDIWNEIVKASKIPGVTSAPKLQPIETRLVMLQTGMRAPMGIKVFGPDLKTIEEFGLELEAIIKEVPSVKSEAVFADRIVGKPYLHLNIDREKIARFGLNIEDVQQTIETAIGGMKISSTVEGRERYPIRVRYPRELRDSPEALGKILIATPTGAQIPLGQLVQFEYKKGPQAIKSEDTFLVGFVLFDKNDGYAEVDVVNDAQKAIQAKIDSGELVVPQGVNYKFSGSYENQIRAMKRLSIVIPICLIVIFLLLYFQFKTVIASSIHFSGVFVAFAGGFIMLWLYGQDWFMNFAIADVNMRDLFQMHSINLSVAVWVGFIALFGIATDDGVIMGSYIHQVFEEKDPQTVSEVRDAVVEAGKMRVRPAVMTTATTIIALLPVLTSTGKGSDIMIPMAIPTFGGMTIQIMTMFVVPVLQAFWRETVIKNKEKRNA
- a CDS encoding efflux RND transporter periplasmic adaptor subunit, with the protein product MNIDKKTKILLAITLLVGLLLGALLFGGSSEEKDENKTDASSKAETWTCSMHPQIRQPEPGDCPICGMDLIPLEAGDEDIDPDAISMSESAMIIAGISTYKVGNTDGVKEISLNGKVEVNERTVYSQSSHIPGRIEKIQVSFVGEYVKKGQVVAYVYSPELASTQQELIEAYTVKDIQPELFESVKMKLKNWKVSDATINSIISSGKTQDRFPVYADVSGYIIKKNVELGDYLQKGQTLYDVADLSNVWVLFEIYESDMSWVKKGDKINYTVASFPGETFSGTIAFIDPFINPLTRIAKARVEVANSGLKFKPEMFATGTLKTKVVGNKATLSVPKSAVMWTGKRSIVYVKNETEKGITFKLREVTLGPLLGNDYIIEEGLKVGEEIVANGTFNVDAAAQLAGKPSMMNIEGGKVNTGHNHGDSPMPMNGDKKVVLKEDKTAISAEAKKSLQPLYKDYFEFKDALTKDDFNSAKKALLAFEKSFNKINMSVFKGESHKVWMNYQTELKKQTLHATHIKNIKELRMTFEPISNVMIAMTKAFNPLTESAYVQFCPMANSDKGANWLSKENKVVNPYFGASMIKCGEVKETIK
- a CDS encoding DUF3347 domain-containing protein codes for the protein MKKVIGILAVALLSLTISCKDNKGEQKDEMHNEMSDNHTKYACPMKCEGDKTYDEAGSCPKCGMDLEAVEAHDHSEMNHEEGHDHGNSESTEREITQNNSKNTATSAILDAYFEIKNGLVADSKEKTANGGNSLLTAISKFDMSKLSGETHKEYMEIAESAKEHAEHIVKSPIDHQREHFEALSIDITDIVALLGTDKVVYQDFCPMANNNKGASWLSEVKEIKNPYFGSKMLKCGTIKKQIN
- a CDS encoding TolC family protein, whose product is MRKLIIIFILFFAYNAKGQSLNDYYTIAAENNPELKAKYKEFEAAMQKIPQVSSLPDPNLSMGYFISPVETRLGPQNVRLSLSQMFPWFGTLKAQKNAATLLAESKYQAFLNAKNQLFSQVAAVYYPLYELHGLKEIEQENIRILESYKSIANTKFQNAKGSLVDVLRVDIMIKDAQTNLEILNKKEPALTSWFNSILNRKYDEKIVVSKKIETIELPIEYRKDSIATNPILQELELKKQASEATIEAARKQGLPKLGIGLDYVFVGNGMNNFPDSGKDVIMPMVTVSLPIFRKKYDAAVTEAKLMQENYSFQKEAYENKLNGTYYKLVFELQKERDLLKLYEGQVITLSKSLSLLFAYYSNANKDFEEVLRMQQELLKYQKLQLSSISTFHVKLAELDYLTAKQF